A single window of Syntrophus aciditrophicus SB DNA harbors:
- a CDS encoding ATP-binding protein gives MSTDNYYIRRRLLSSLTAHLDQPEITVLVGPRQSGKTTILKRLESELRAGGRKTLWLNLDFEDDFRHVASEGALLQKIQLELGSGGGVVFIDEIQRRENAGLFLKGLYDQGLPWKFVVSGSGSIELKEKISESLVGRKRLFELSTVSFGEFADFRTGYRYTDRLRDYFRTEPSKTDQLFREYLMYGGYPRVVLADTHQEKMATINEIFRSYLEKDIVYLLRVEKSESFSNLVRVLATQSGKMVSYSELSATLGLSLATVKLYLWYLEKTYIIDKVTPWYTNIRKEITKAPVYYFRDIGLRNFAAGSFGALSDSEAGFAFQNVIHAMLKERFPLADSTIHYWRTKDKAEVDFVLRSGDTVTPLEVKYRDMKKLDVRRSFLGFLTRYHPEFGYIVNRNYSDEALICQTRVRCLPYWELMFEEAFP, from the coding sequence ATGAGTACAGATAATTACTATATACGACGAAGACTCCTGAGTTCATTGACCGCGCATCTCGACCAGCCGGAAATAACCGTTCTTGTCGGGCCACGTCAGTCTGGGAAGACAACCATTCTTAAGAGACTCGAAAGCGAACTTCGCGCTGGGGGCCGAAAAACACTCTGGCTCAATCTGGATTTTGAAGACGATTTCCGCCATGTCGCGTCAGAGGGCGCGCTTCTACAGAAGATTCAACTGGAATTGGGCAGCGGGGGCGGTGTGGTTTTTATCGATGAGATTCAACGTCGGGAAAATGCCGGGTTGTTCCTGAAAGGGCTCTATGATCAAGGGCTTCCCTGGAAGTTTGTGGTCTCGGGATCGGGGAGCATCGAACTTAAGGAGAAGATCAGCGAATCACTGGTCGGCAGGAAACGGCTGTTCGAGCTTTCAACGGTCAGCTTCGGTGAGTTTGCTGATTTCAGAACCGGATATCGTTACACAGACCGCCTCAGAGATTATTTCCGCACGGAGCCGTCAAAAACAGATCAACTTTTCCGGGAATACCTCATGTACGGCGGCTATCCGCGGGTTGTCCTGGCAGACACCCATCAGGAAAAGATGGCGACAATCAACGAGATTTTCCGCAGTTATCTGGAAAAGGACATTGTTTACCTGCTGAGGGTGGAAAAGAGCGAAAGCTTCAGCAACCTGGTCCGGGTCCTGGCGACCCAGTCAGGGAAGATGGTCAGCTACTCTGAGCTTTCCGCAACCCTGGGGCTCTCTCTGGCGACGGTCAAGCTTTACCTTTGGTATCTGGAAAAAACCTATATTATCGACAAAGTGACTCCCTGGTATACCAATATCAGGAAGGAGATCACCAAAGCGCCGGTCTATTATTTCCGGGATATCGGCCTGCGGAATTTTGCCGCGGGCAGCTTCGGCGCCCTCTCCGACAGCGAGGCCGGGTTTGCCTTCCAGAACGTGATCCACGCTATGCTCAAGGAGCGTTTTCCCCTGGCGGATTCGACGATTCATTACTGGCGCACCAAGGACAAGGCAGAGGTTGACTTTGTCCTCCGAAGCGGAGACACGGTGACGCCGCTTGAAGTCAAATATCGAGACATGAAAAAGCTGGATGTCCGACGCTCCTTTCTCGGGTTTCTCACGCGATACCATCCGGAGTTCGGCTATATCGTCAACAGGAATTACAGCGACGAAGCGTTGATCTGTCAAACACGAGTACGGTGCCTGCCCTATTGGGAGTTAATGTTTGAAGAGGCGTTTCCTTAA
- a CDS encoding ATP-binding protein, which produces MKNVISQLIDDFHERKLPDPAPRDKQFAEVEGKADVVIGMRRSGKTWFCYQKIIELMASGIKKEAILYLNFEDDRLLAFKVSNFQEILDVYFAKYPEHRKARCYFFFDEIQRIDSWEMFIRRLLDTENVQVFITGSSSKLLSSEIATSLRGRSLTTEIFPFSFMEYLKFHELFPDRPKTFGANTVSQLRKAVKDYLERGGFPEIQKLDRDLRIEVLQGYIDSVLLKDIIERHKVSNIQVLKYLVRHIMNSSGGRFSVNKFFNTMKSISIKCTKNSLYEYLDHLTDAFLFYKVPIHSRSERSRLINPPKIYTIDTGILNAMTFRNSYNYGQLLETMVFMHLRRRGYDVEYVHTKDGREADFLARHGISGETQLIQACWEMSDKKTFERELQGLTSAMDEHSFSTGTIVTWDDETTIENRINVIPIWKWLLQK; this is translated from the coding sequence ATGAAAAATGTAATTTCACAACTTATCGATGATTTCCATGAACGGAAATTGCCTGATCCGGCGCCCCGAGATAAGCAATTTGCTGAAGTAGAAGGAAAGGCGGATGTCGTCATCGGGATGAGGCGATCGGGTAAGACCTGGTTCTGCTACCAGAAAATAATTGAATTGATGGCCTCGGGGATAAAAAAAGAGGCGATACTCTATCTCAACTTTGAAGATGATCGTTTGCTTGCGTTTAAAGTCAGTAATTTTCAGGAAATTCTTGATGTCTATTTCGCGAAATATCCTGAACATCGAAAGGCCCGATGTTATTTTTTCTTTGATGAGATACAGCGGATCGATTCATGGGAAATGTTCATCAGGCGCTTGCTTGATACGGAAAATGTTCAAGTTTTCATCACCGGTTCATCATCGAAGTTACTGAGTTCGGAAATAGCCACCAGTTTGAGGGGGCGTTCTCTGACGACGGAAATCTTTCCCTTCAGTTTTATGGAGTATCTTAAATTTCACGAGCTTTTTCCCGACAGGCCGAAAACTTTTGGCGCGAACACGGTTTCCCAATTGCGCAAGGCTGTAAAAGATTATCTTGAACGCGGCGGTTTCCCGGAAATACAGAAACTGGATCGCGATCTTCGAATCGAAGTATTGCAGGGTTATATTGATTCCGTCCTGTTGAAAGACATTATTGAACGTCACAAGGTCAGCAACATTCAGGTTCTCAAGTATCTTGTCCGTCATATCATGAATTCTTCCGGCGGACGGTTCAGCGTCAACAAATTCTTCAATACGATGAAAAGCATTTCGATCAAGTGTACGAAGAACAGTTTGTATGAATATCTTGATCATTTAACGGATGCATTTTTGTTTTACAAAGTCCCGATTCACAGTCGTTCCGAAAGATCAAGGCTGATTAATCCACCTAAAATCTACACGATCGATACCGGAATTCTGAACGCCATGACCTTTCGAAATTCATATAATTACGGTCAGTTACTGGAGACCATGGTATTTATGCATCTGCGTCGCAGAGGGTATGACGTCGAATATGTACATACAAAAGACGGGCGTGAAGCTGATTTCCTTGCCCGGCATGGAATTTCAGGCGAGACGCAACTGATCCAGGCATGCTGGGAGATGTCGGACAAAAAGACCTTTGAAAGGGAACTTCAGGGATTGACAAGCGCAATGGATGAACATTCTTTCTCCACAGGAACGATCGTAACATGGGATGACGAAACGACCATAGAGAATAGAATAAACGTCATTCCCATCTGGAAATGGCTTCTGCAAAAATAA
- a CDS encoding ATP-binding protein: MNFVDRHDELSFLRSAYQEDRSQLVVIYGKRRVGKTALVKEFSKNLPHIYFLADKAPDRDQLSQLSEKVGLYFQDDFLLSRGFGNWYDFFKYIKSKGKFVMIFDEFPYLIESNPAVPSLFQKGWDEDLSQSGVFLILLGSSMGMMETEVLGHKSPLFGRRTGQILVEPLSFSDAKNLFPATSDDVFMQIYGILGGTPAYLLQFDPSADFWENVRRRILIPEAYLYREPDFILREELREPRNYFSILRAISMGKTRPAEIINETGFDKNLVGKYLSVLIDLKIIRREVPVTEWGSEKSKKGMYLLEDHFFRFWFHYVYPNRSFIEEGQIDYILDKKIRPSLDRFISWSFEEVCRSLVRKGLPQGIQCNRVGRWWSKDGEIDIVGLAEDENMILFGEAKWSVNPVGTNVLDNLEKKAQLVDWRKGERKEFFVIFSRSGFTQNLEKRAEEQGNLLLWR, from the coding sequence ATGAATTTTGTAGACCGGCATGACGAACTCTCATTTCTCCGTAGTGCCTACCAGGAAGACAGATCGCAACTGGTTGTGATCTATGGAAAAAGACGCGTTGGCAAGACCGCCCTTGTCAAGGAATTTTCAAAAAATCTGCCTCACATATACTTCCTTGCCGACAAGGCTCCCGACCGGGACCAACTCAGCCAGCTTTCCGAAAAGGTCGGTCTGTATTTTCAGGACGACTTTCTTTTATCACGTGGGTTCGGTAATTGGTACGATTTCTTCAAGTATATCAAATCAAAAGGGAAATTTGTGATGATCTTCGATGAATTCCCCTATCTGATCGAAAGCAATCCGGCTGTCCCGTCCCTGTTCCAAAAGGGCTGGGATGAAGATTTGAGTCAATCCGGCGTTTTTCTTATCCTGCTCGGATCCAGTATGGGCATGATGGAAACCGAGGTACTCGGCCACAAATCGCCGTTGTTCGGCAGACGCACCGGCCAGATTCTCGTTGAGCCGTTGTCTTTCAGCGACGCGAAGAATCTTTTCCCGGCCACCTCCGACGACGTATTCATGCAGATTTACGGAATTCTTGGCGGCACGCCCGCTTATCTTCTTCAGTTCGATCCTTCCGCCGATTTCTGGGAGAACGTAAGGCGTCGCATCCTGATTCCGGAGGCCTATCTTTACCGCGAACCGGACTTTATCCTGAGAGAAGAGCTTCGTGAACCACGCAACTACTTTTCCATCCTGCGAGCCATTTCGATGGGAAAAACACGTCCCGCCGAAATCATCAACGAAACGGGATTCGACAAGAATCTGGTCGGAAAGTACCTCTCCGTTTTGATCGATCTGAAGATTATCCGACGTGAAGTCCCGGTCACGGAGTGGGGCTCGGAGAAGAGCAAAAAGGGCATGTATCTCCTCGAAGATCATTTTTTCCGCTTCTGGTTCCATTACGTCTATCCCAACAGAAGTTTTATCGAAGAGGGGCAAATCGATTATATTCTGGATAAAAAAATCAGGCCGTCTCTCGACAGATTCATTTCATGGTCCTTCGAGGAGGTTTGCCGTTCGCTTGTCCGCAAGGGACTTCCGCAAGGAATCCAATGCAACCGGGTGGGGCGCTGGTGGAGCAAGGATGGCGAAATCGATATTGTAGGGCTGGCCGAGGATGAAAACATGATTCTATTCGGAGAAGCCAAGTGGAGCGTCAACCCGGTAGGCACAAACGTTCTGGATAACCTGGAAAAAAAGGCGCAGCTTGTGGACTGGCGCAAAGGAGAGCGAAAGGAATTTTTTGTGATTTTCAGCCGCTCCGGCTTCACGCAAAACCTGGAAAAAAGAGCAGAGGAACAGGGCAATCTGCTGTTGTGGAGATAA
- a CDS encoding AAA family ATPase: MIESGKIIEILNKYNSFWSTGTISCGIRRDMLESCTRQLDAKEILLLKGIRRSGKSTLMAQMIGALLDLGKKPVQILRINLEEPLFSADASIDLLERIYRLYREQICPIPGYRIEVRDTGCRDAPKSGCVPDDKHRTPDEYFQSQKDLRRFPG, from the coding sequence ATGATCGAATCAGGAAAAATCATTGAAATATTAAATAAGTACAATTCATTCTGGTCAACGGGGACGATATCATGCGGGATTCGCCGCGATATGCTGGAGTCCTGCACGCGGCAACTGGACGCAAAGGAGATTCTGCTGCTGAAGGGCATCCGTCGCAGTGGGAAATCAACCCTTATGGCACAGATGATCGGCGCTCTTCTGGATCTCGGGAAAAAACCGGTTCAGATTCTGCGGATTAATTTGGAAGAGCCGCTTTTTTCCGCTGATGCTTCCATTGATCTCCTGGAACGGATATACAGACTTTATCGAGAACAGATCTGTCCCATACCGGGATATCGTATCGAAGTACGGGATACGGGATGCCGTGACGCTCCGAAATCTGGCTGTGTACCTGATGACAAACATCGGACGCCTGACGAGTATTTCCAATCTCAAAAAGACCTTCGACGTTTCCCAGGATAA
- a CDS encoding DUF4143 domain-containing protein, with the protein MYLMTNIGRLTSISNLKKTFDVSQDKIENYASALLETYLVHRVPKFSWSLKRSLRERFKIYAVDTGLRNRVAFSFSEDSGWLVENVVLNHLQRQFEEIYFESTSGEIDFVVKEGVGLTQRIQVWYADPADTDIPERELRCWTGSKTSHEEARPSRTDRIRNILITNDLEKELALGETKVECLPVILFLLGK; encoded by the coding sequence GTGTACCTGATGACAAACATCGGACGCCTGACGAGTATTTCCAATCTCAAAAAGACCTTCGACGTTTCCCAGGATAAAATTGAGAATTACGCATCGGCGCTGCTGGAAACCTATCTTGTCCATCGGGTGCCGAAATTTTCCTGGTCCCTGAAGCGAAGCCTCCGGGAACGTTTCAAGATATACGCTGTCGATACAGGACTTCGCAATCGCGTTGCCTTTTCCTTTTCGGAGGACTCCGGTTGGCTGGTGGAGAACGTCGTGCTGAATCATTTACAGAGGCAGTTTGAAGAAATATATTTTGAAAGCACCAGCGGGGAGATTGATTTTGTCGTCAAGGAAGGTGTCGGCTTAACGCAGCGCATTCAGGTCTGGTATGCCGATCCAGCCGATACGGATATCCCGGAGAGAGAGCTTCGGTGCTGGACCGGCTCGAAGACCTCGCATGAGGAAGCCCGGCCATCGCGGACAGACCGGATCCGGAATATCCTGATCACCAACGATCTCGAAAAGGAACTGGCGCTGGGTGAGACAAAAGTTGAGTGTCTGCCCGTAATCCTTTTTCTTCTGGGCAAATAG
- a CDS encoding ATP-binding protein, whose amino-acid sequence MLNSEVKNRILQYNPWLTQPDQADVWIRRFLPETYVPREVEPARLHNDRALLIVGPRQSGKSTLAWRLLQSCAPNILYLNLEDPLLHTSLGSAIELVALLRERYSFIQAVFLDEAQHLTDAGIFVKGLVDARLNIPILVTGSSSFHLMSRTRESLAGRADRLRLLPFSLSELLRQENPPNPLAARSLSDQIFTRQMIHGGYPAIYLAQSDPDRVRLLSDLSEALVLRDASDLFRIKRVDVFRKLLTLLAGQTGNLVNFSEIASICHVDAATIHAYVEILEESHIVKIVRPFAGGKRRELTTSPKIYFIDNGIRNSLLNAFSSDIFLRTDKGALMENWVFSEIYKRLPLTSVIHFWRSKAGAEVDFVVEQSGRIMGLEVKSADLNRPRIGRSERSFIDAYQPDRFMVLNRSLETTLTIDNYRVDFVTPYKIGTEPVLSNN is encoded by the coding sequence ATGTTGAATAGCGAAGTCAAAAACCGAATTTTGCAATACAATCCCTGGTTGACGCAGCCTGACCAAGCCGACGTATGGATTCGACGTTTTCTTCCCGAAACGTATGTTCCTCGTGAAGTCGAACCGGCCAGGCTTCATAACGATCGCGCCCTCCTCATTGTCGGTCCCCGTCAATCCGGGAAATCCACCCTTGCCTGGCGCCTTCTTCAATCCTGCGCGCCCAACATCCTTTATCTCAATCTTGAAGATCCGCTATTGCACACGTCTCTGGGGTCAGCCATTGAGCTTGTCGCCCTTTTGAGGGAACGCTATTCGTTCATCCAGGCTGTTTTTCTCGATGAAGCCCAGCACCTGACCGACGCCGGCATCTTTGTGAAGGGGCTGGTCGACGCCAGGTTGAACATTCCCATTCTGGTCACTGGTTCTTCTTCCTTCCACCTGATGAGTAGAACGCGGGAATCTCTGGCGGGCAGGGCAGACCGGTTGCGACTGCTGCCTTTTAGCCTCAGTGAGTTGCTGCGGCAGGAAAATCCGCCCAATCCCTTGGCCGCCCGGAGTTTATCCGACCAGATATTTACCCGGCAAATGATCCACGGCGGTTACCCCGCAATTTATCTTGCTCAGTCAGATCCGGATCGCGTCCGACTATTGAGCGATCTGTCAGAAGCCCTTGTTCTGCGGGATGCGTCGGATCTGTTCCGCATAAAGCGGGTGGATGTTTTCCGTAAACTTCTCACTTTACTGGCGGGGCAAACAGGAAATCTCGTGAATTTTTCGGAAATCGCATCGATCTGCCACGTCGATGCGGCCACGATCCATGCCTATGTGGAAATTCTCGAGGAAAGTCATATCGTTAAAATCGTGCGTCCCTTTGCCGGCGGGAAACGTCGGGAACTTACCACCTCTCCCAAAATATATTTCATCGACAATGGGATACGGAATTCGTTGCTGAATGCCTTTTCGTCAGACATTTTCCTGAGAACCGACAAAGGCGCCCTTATGGAAAACTGGGTATTTTCAGAAATTTACAAACGTCTTCCTTTGACTTCGGTCATCCATTTCTGGAGGAGCAAGGCGGGGGCAGAGGTGGATTTCGTGGTCGAACAATCAGGAAGAATTATGGGCCTGGAAGTCAAATCCGCCGATCTCAATCGTCCCAGAATCGGTCGCTCGGAACGGAGTTTCATCGATGCCTACCAGCCGGATAGATTCATGGTACTGAATCGATCACTTGAAACAACCCTGACAATAGATAACTACCGAGTCGATTTCGTGACGCCGTATAAAATAGGGACTGAGCCCGTGCTCAGCAACAACTGA
- a CDS encoding type II toxin-antitoxin system RelE family toxin, giving the protein MKWLWRTCTIWIDKRERRSLTGLKITFDKILWGWGSFWGGMFRGVYRYRCGNYRIIYTVDQEGMTVMILRTANRKNVYEDPVDRQLPD; this is encoded by the coding sequence ATGAAGTGGTTATGGAGGACTTGCACCATCTGGATCGACAAACGCGAAAGAAGATCGTTGACAGGGTTAAAGATTACCTTTGACAAGATCCTGTGGGGTTGGGGAAGCTTCTGGGGGGGAATGTTCCGGGGAGTTTATCGCTATCGTTGCGGCAACTACCGGATCATCTATACCGTGGATCAGGAAGGCATGACGGTCATGATCCTGAGAACAGCAAATCGAAAAAACGTTTATGAAGATCCTGTTGACCGACAATTACCTGACTAA
- a CDS encoding type II toxin-antitoxin system RelE family toxin, which yields MMWTVTVARQALKQINRLPSKVKDSLIALIRNIENQGPARGNWPNYGRLSDGRYHCHIKKGNPTYVAVWEVKDKKIRLVEVTYAGTHEKAPY from the coding sequence ATCATGTGGACGGTGACCGTCGCAAGGCAGGCATTAAAGCAGATTAACCGCCTACCTTCCAAAGTTAAAGATAGCCTGATTGCTCTTATCCGGAACATTGAAAATCAAGGACCTGCAAGAGGAAACTGGCCTAATTACGGCCGTCTATCAGACGGTCGTTACCATTGCCATATCAAGAAGGGGAATCCCACTTATGTGGCAGTATGGGAAGTAAAAGATAAAAAAATCAGACTTGTTGAGGTGACTTATGCAGGCACGCATGAAAAAGCCCCTTACTGA
- a CDS encoding helix-turn-helix domain-containing protein, translating to MKKPLTETVALQFIGPVMNMMKAIEALKSLGFVDLSESVPWREAFPEYEDKDLPVVCLRALRAKENLTQKQLAELIGIPQRHISEMENGKRPIGKEMAKRLGKALNVGYKVFL from the coding sequence ATGAAAAAGCCCCTTACTGAAACCGTGGCATTGCAGTTTATCGGGCCTGTGATGAATATGATGAAGGCTATTGAAGCCCTTAAATCTCTGGGGTTTGTGGATTTGTCCGAGTCTGTCCCCTGGCGCGAGGCATTTCCTGAGTACGAGGATAAGGACTTGCCGGTGGTTTGCTTACGCGCCTTACGGGCGAAAGAGAATCTTACACAGAAGCAGCTTGCCGAACTGATTGGAATTCCGCAGCGCCATATTTCCGAAATGGAAAATGGGAAGAGACCTATCGGGAAGGAAATGGCGAAGCGTCTGGGAAAGGCACTGAATGTCGGATATAAGGTATTTTTATAA
- a CDS encoding ATP-binding protein, with protein MSEYIQLYRYLNSRLPGVERKRLVLLTGARQTGKTTLAKAKYADLRYVNLDAPENREAVRTIASAFWARDIGPAVLDEAQKEPVVFDKVKYAYDDGALSFSVLLGSSQILLLKKIRETLAGRISIYELWPLLMSEICNGSAAPPSSPPLVDCLFSDMTCDDFFGDKPGILLDMEDACRRRAEEHLLQWGGMPSLLPLNTEERRQWLKDYGYTYLERDMADLARLEDLMPFRKFQRLAALRSGCLLNYSELARDAAISVDTARRYLEYLRLSYQTVFLPPYHVNLTSAVVKTPKVYWLDVGLLRQLSGMQGPTTGEIYETMVVGELMKWMKTAGREGDVFFYRTRSGLEVDVLLETPSGVVGMEIKSRRVLAARDLTGLKEIALALGPRWRGGLVIYQGDELKRIGTPQLWAVPSRRLFTGIE; from the coding sequence ATGAGCGAATATATTCAGCTATATCGTTATTTGAATTCCCGGCTTCCCGGTGTGGAAAGGAAACGTCTGGTTCTCCTCACCGGGGCGCGTCAGACCGGAAAGACAACCCTTGCCAAGGCGAAGTACGCCGATCTGCGATATGTTAACCTCGATGCGCCTGAAAACCGTGAAGCAGTTCGAACGATTGCCTCGGCCTTCTGGGCGCGTGACATCGGTCCTGCTGTTCTGGACGAGGCGCAGAAGGAACCGGTTGTATTCGACAAAGTAAAATACGCTTATGATGACGGCGCACTTTCCTTTTCCGTTCTCCTGGGGTCCAGCCAGATCCTGCTGTTGAAAAAGATCAGGGAGACGCTGGCCGGTCGGATTTCGATCTATGAGTTGTGGCCGCTTCTGATGAGCGAGATCTGCAATGGCTCAGCCGCGCCCCCTTCGTCACCGCCGCTCGTGGATTGTCTGTTTTCGGACATGACCTGCGATGACTTTTTCGGAGATAAGCCCGGCATTCTTCTGGATATGGAGGACGCCTGCCGGCGACGTGCAGAGGAGCATCTGCTGCAATGGGGTGGCATGCCGTCCCTGCTGCCGCTAAACACGGAGGAGCGCCGTCAGTGGCTGAAGGATTACGGATATACGTACCTCGAACGGGACATGGCGGATCTTGCCCGCCTGGAAGACCTGATGCCGTTCCGGAAATTTCAAAGACTGGCGGCGCTTCGTTCCGGCTGCCTGTTGAATTACTCGGAACTTGCACGGGATGCCGCCATCAGCGTGGATACCGCCCGGCGCTACCTTGAATACCTCCGCCTCTCCTATCAGACTGTATTTTTGCCGCCCTACCATGTCAATCTCACCAGTGCCGTTGTCAAAACGCCCAAGGTTTACTGGCTGGACGTCGGTCTTCTCCGGCAATTGTCGGGGATGCAGGGACCAACCACGGGGGAAATATACGAGACAATGGTGGTGGGAGAGTTGATGAAGTGGATGAAAACCGCCGGCAGGGAAGGGGACGTGTTTTTCTATCGCACCCGTTCCGGCTTGGAGGTGGACGTGCTTTTGGAAACGCCCTCCGGTGTCGTCGGCATGGAAATCAAATCCCGGCGGGTCCTGGCGGCCAGGGATTTGACCGGCCTAAAAGAGATCGCCCTCGCCCTTGGCCCGCGTTGGCGTGGTGGTCTTGTGATCTACCAGGGTGACGAACTCAAACGGATCGGGACGCCTCAGCTCTGGGCCGTTCCATCGCGTCGCCTCTTTACCGGCATTGAATAA
- a CDS encoding ATP-binding protein codes for MAVNMIESGKIIEILNKYNSYWSTGTISCGIRRDMLDSCTRQLDAKEILLLKGIRRSGKSTLMAQMIGALLEAGIRPVQILRVNLEEPLFSTDASLDFLERIYRLYRDRICPAGRCYLFLDEIQNIPEWERWVRGRNETEDIKIVLTGSSSELLSRETGTKLTGRHLSFTVFPLSFQEFLRFRNIMITSREDYYANKPLVRHLFSEYLRYGGFPEVVLKEAVEDKELLLWQYFEDIVYRDIVSKYGIRDAVTLRNLAVYLMTNIGRLTSISNLKKTFGVSQDKIENYAAALLETCLAHRVSKFSWSLKRSLRERFNIYAVDTGLRNRVAFSFSEDSGWLVENVVLNFLKSQFEEIYFESNGGEIDFVIKEGVDLTHRLQVWYADPADTDIPERELRCWTGSKTSHEEARPSRTERIRNILITNDLEKELVLGETKVECLPVILFLLGK; via the coding sequence ATGGCGGTTAATATGATCGAATCAGGAAAAATAATTGAAATATTAAATAAGTACAATTCATACTGGTCAACGGGGACGATATCATGCGGGATTCGCCGCGATATGCTGGATTCCTGCACACGGCAACTGGACGCAAAGGAGATCCTGCTGCTGAAGGGCATCCGTCGCAGCGGAAAGTCAACCCTCATGGCCCAGATGATCGGCGCTCTTCTGGAAGCGGGGATTCGACCGGTGCAGATTCTGCGGGTTAACCTCGAAGAGCCGCTTTTTTCCACGGATGCTTCTCTTGATTTTCTGGAGCGAATATACAGACTTTATCGAGACCGAATCTGTCCCGCGGGGCGCTGCTACCTGTTTCTTGACGAAATTCAGAATATCCCGGAGTGGGAGCGCTGGGTTCGGGGGCGTAACGAGACCGAGGACATAAAGATTGTCCTGACCGGCTCTTCTTCGGAACTGCTCAGCAGAGAAACAGGCACAAAGCTGACGGGTCGTCACCTGTCGTTTACGGTTTTTCCCCTGTCCTTTCAGGAATTCCTCCGTTTTAGAAATATCATGATCACTTCCCGGGAAGATTATTATGCCAACAAGCCTCTGGTGCGTCATCTTTTCTCCGAATATCTCCGTTACGGGGGATTTCCGGAAGTTGTCCTGAAGGAGGCGGTGGAAGACAAGGAGCTCCTGCTGTGGCAGTACTTCGAGGACATCGTCTATCGGGATATCGTATCGAAATACGGGATACGGGATGCCGTGACGCTCAGAAATCTGGCCGTATACCTGATGACGAACATCGGGCGCCTGACGAGTATTTCCAATCTCAAGAAGACCTTCGGCGTTTCCCAGGATAAAATCGAGAATTACGCGGCGGCTCTTCTTGAAACCTGTCTTGCCCATCGGGTGTCGAAATTTTCCTGGTCCCTGAAGCGCAGCCTCCGGGAACGTTTCAATATCTACGCTGTCGACACGGGACTTCGCAACCGGGTTGCCTTTTCTTTCTCCGAGGATTCCGGCTGGCTGGTGGAGAATGTTGTACTGAATTTTTTGAAGAGTCAATTTGAAGAAATTTATTTCGAAAGCAACGGCGGCGAGATTGATTTCGTCATCAAGGAAGGTGTGGACCTGACGCATCGCCTTCAGGTCTGGTACGCCGATCCAGCCGATACGGATATCCCGGAGAGAGAACTTCGGTGCTGGACCGGCTCGAAGACCTCGCATGAGGAAGCCCGGCCGTCGCGGACAGAACGGATCCGGAATATCCTGATCACCAACGATCTCGAAAAGGAACTGGTGCTGGGTGAGACGAAAGTTGAGTGTCTGCCCGTAATCCTTTTTCTTCTGGGCAAATAG